From Nocardioides sp. HDW12B, the proteins below share one genomic window:
- a CDS encoding isoprenyl transferase, whose protein sequence is MRGSRRRAATTTARREVRAPTPHPSGDRPPAIPAELVPHHVAIVMDGNGRWANERGLPRTAGHTEGESSLFDVVEGAIELGVKAVSAYAFSTENWSRSPEEVRFLMGFNRDVIRRRRDEMHELGVRVRWAGRAPRLWRSVIKELQVAEELTRDNDVLTLTMCVNYGGRAELADAAQALARDVAAGRVNPDRVDEKVFARYLYVPELPDADLVWRTSGEQRLSNFVLWQAAYSEMVFTDVLWPDVDRRDLWRAVETYARRDRRYGSA, encoded by the coding sequence GTGAGGGGCTCGCGTCGCCGGGCGGCCACCACCACCGCACGCCGGGAGGTCCGCGCACCGACCCCGCACCCGTCGGGCGACCGACCACCGGCGATCCCGGCCGAGCTCGTGCCCCACCACGTCGCCATCGTCATGGACGGCAACGGTCGCTGGGCCAACGAGCGGGGGCTGCCCCGCACGGCCGGGCACACCGAGGGTGAGAGCTCGCTGTTCGACGTCGTCGAGGGGGCCATCGAGCTCGGGGTGAAGGCGGTCTCGGCGTACGCCTTCTCGACGGAGAACTGGTCGCGCTCGCCCGAGGAGGTGCGCTTCCTCATGGGCTTCAACCGCGACGTCATCCGGCGCCGGCGCGACGAGATGCACGAGCTCGGCGTGCGGGTGCGCTGGGCCGGCCGGGCGCCGCGGCTGTGGCGCTCGGTCATCAAGGAGCTCCAGGTTGCCGAGGAGCTGACCCGCGACAACGACGTGCTGACGTTGACCATGTGCGTCAACTACGGCGGGCGGGCCGAGCTCGCCGACGCCGCGCAGGCGCTGGCCCGCGACGTCGCCGCCGGCCGGGTGAACCCGGACCGCGTCGACGAGAAGGTCTTCGCGCGCTACCTCTACGTGCCCGAGCTGCCCGACGCCGACCTCGTCTGGCGGACGTCGGGGGAGCAGCGGCTGTCGAACTTCGTGCTCTGGCAGGCCGCCTACTCCGAGATGGTCTTCACCGACGTGCTGTGGCCCGACGTCGACCGCCGCGACCTCTGGCGCGCCGTCGAGACCTACGCCCGCCGCGACCGCCGCTACGGCTCCGCCTGA